The DNA region ACTAACCATTGTCAGCAAAACTCCAAGAGAAATGAGCAGACGCTGTGCCTCCTCCCCTGGCCCAAGCCCGATGCCATAGGAAACAAGCGTGCTGCCTGCAAGGAAGCTCAGGGTCACTGCAGTAGGTGCCGGGCCTCACCCCACAGTCCAGCAGCAGTGCTGCCTCCTGGTCACAGCACCGGTTGAACTGTGTCTAGACTTGGGAGCATGTGGCCCGATCAGCCCTCCAAGGGCAACAGTCCCGTCCTCCCGGCCCATTAATCCTGCATCTCCGTCTCCAAGTGACCCTTATCCTGTGCCAGGGCCCAGACCTTTTGTTTTTTCAGGacatagtttctttgtatttaggTCTCACTTGTTTTTTAACTTCCTTGCGTTTCAGCCACGGTTGTTTATTCACCTAGATCCCTTACTTTTAAGTGACCTGGGGGACAGGTATTGATGAGGTGGTGTTGGTGTCACACGGTTGACATGAGGCAAATCTCCTGATGGATAGACTGCAGGGAGGGAAGAAACTCCTTTTCATGAAAGGTGGGGTTCAGGGCAGTTGGGCTACTTAAAACCCTTTTCCTCTCAGTTCTTTGCCAGCCTGCACCTTTCTTATTTGAAAAGGTCTTCTCACATGCAGGTTGAAGGCACGGACTTGCTGATGGTGCCCCAAGGTCTTGTCTCCTGGAGAGACGGGACATGGCCTGTAGTGGTGCCTGACGTCCTCAGGTGCAagccccccttcctcctccagtcTACCAGGTGGCCCCCAGTCATACACACTGTCCCCGTGAAAGCCCTTATGGGACACTAGATAGGAAACATCCAGTTTCGAGGGAGAGATTCTTGGGAGCATCGTGCCCTTGCGGTGTGTCGAATTCTGTGATTCCTCCCTGCTCTCCTGGTCTGCCGTTTCCTTTGTCTGTGAAAAGCAGTGAGACAGGTGCTGTTTTAGGAAAGGCTGCGGTGGGGATCCTTGGTGCCTGTTTGTCCTTCTCTTGTTGGTCACATGGCAAGTCTGCTGGATGTTCTTTGCCTGGCCTTTTACCTGCAGAATATGGCTTGCGCTCAGTGCGTTGAGACTTACAGCTGTGCCCAGGCCTTTTACCTGGAAGGCACGGCAGTACCTGACTTCCCCGTCTAGAGGCGCTCTGGTGGAAGGTCATGCACGACGACTGCAGGAGTTTCACGTCGCCAGCAGAGCCAGTCTCTCTGAGGCCTGTCTGGATCGATGCCCTGACCCTGGCCGCTGCCTCTCCAAGGGAGGGCATCAGGGGAACCACATGGCTCTCGGTTGAAGAGCTGgtgagggaaggaggagcctAGTGCAGCACTGCTCGCCGTGACCCTAGCTCATCCCCAGCAgcctccctccactccccagaGACGTCTGCAGTGCGCACACACTCGTGTGCTCAGGATGGACTGCTGAGGTCACAGCCATTGGAGGGTTGCATCTGCTTAGTTCACATGCACCTCTGTGCAGTGTTCCAGGTTCGGGGGTCAGTTTGTCcttgcaggagaagcaggaaaagaaTGTTTCCCAGTATTAGCCACTTTTGTTATCATGAAAAATGACAGACATACACAAAGGAAGAGATCGATTGTCTTATTCATTATTTATCCATCACCTAGATTCAACAGTTACAGCAGTCCTCCCGCATTTGCTTTGTCTGTTTTTACTTAGCCCAAGCTAAATAATTTTAAGACATATCTCAGACATCATTTTATTGTTACAAGCCTCAGTATCCATCTCTAAAAATACAGGCATTGGTTTACACAACTGCAAAGGCATCATCACACCTCATACAGTGAGCCCAGTTCCTTGTGTAATCTGATACCTAGTCCCTAATGGGCATCTCCCCAGTTGTCCTGTTTTAGCAGCTGGCTTATTTGAACCAAATTCCTAAGAAGGTAGATCCTCAAGTTACATTTGATTGTTATATCTCAGGTGTCTTTAATCtagagcagcccccacccccaactttttttttctttttcttttttattttggccgtggcgtgtagcatgtgggatcttagttccctgatcaggggtcagacccaagccccctgcattggaagtgcagagtcttaaccactggaccatcagggaagtccaccccccgcccccaccttttCCATACCATTTACTTGTTGCAGAAATGGGCAGTTGTCCTGTGGACTGGCTcacattttgatatttttctgcTTGTGTCCTGGTAGTTCCCTAGCTCTCCTAGTTACCTCAGATAAAGAAGGAGTCCAGGAGACGTATTTGGCAAGAATGTTTCAGGTGATGCTGTGTGGTTCCTGTGGCATCAGGCCAGGAGGCAGGGGGTATATTTGCTCCTCTTGGAGTATGCTGACATCAATCAGGGGGTCGGGGGTTGATAGCCAGATCCTCAAAAGTGTAAGAAGTTCTTGATCAGCCTTTCATCTGATGTTTTTACCCATTTCTTGCCATGGTCTGAATCATGCATTTCGTTATAGATGCACACTTACTAGCTGGCTTGTTGCATTCTCTTGAAAGAGGAAGgattcttcattctttccttttaattgcCAAGTttcaaaaaaggtaaaatttggTATTCTGTAACTTTCAGTTTAGTCTAGTGCCTTGAGTCTGTCTCTCTgtacctctctttctttctcagtgCCTCCCCACCCCTTGTCGTCACTGTGAATTCGGGGGTTTTGTATATTTAGTGTGTTTCAATGGGTCACATTCATCATTCCTTCTGACCCTCAGTTGTCCCAGTTTTTTTCCAATGGGAGTCTATTTGTAAGTTGGCATCTGTGTTCTTTGGCATGACTCCTTGCATTCTGGCATAACAAGGTGTCCCAAGGCTCACTGTGTAAAGTGCTGCTCTGGCCTTGAGACCAGCCACTCTGCAAAGATCCCTGTGCCATTTGGTGGAGAAGGTTCTATAAGAGAAGGGACCACTGctgatatttctaaataaaattttacattataagatttttttccttaattttgattttatgcCAGTATCTCACTTCTTTCACTTCGAATCTTGGTTCTTAACAACATTACCATAGTGAGTTATTTGCATTATCTTACTTTATGAAAATACATTTGTTATAAATTAGTTAAACCATGAAAGAAATTTAACTTCTTTACAGCTTTATTTATCAACAGAATTTCCTTCTAAGTATGGACACTCAGTCTCTTGTACTTAAAAGTTTTTTGTGGATAACAGGAAAGTTAaggttcattttcttcattttgttttaaaattttaggaattgctttccttgtttatttaattttgcttttgaatatataaacatatgtttcCAAAGCCAAAACAACTTAATGTTACATTCAGAGAAATTTTACttcatccctttcttcttcctcctgtttAAGAATTCATTTTGTAGTAaacaacatagaaaacaaacttaactGTTACCAAAGAGGACAATAGGAGTGGGGGAGATAAAATAGGcatttggaattaacatatgcacactactatatataaaatagaaagcaacaaggacctactgtatagcacaaggaactatattcaatatcttgcaatatccataatctgaaaaggaatatatatctaaatgtataacagaatcacttgttgtacacctgaagctaacagaacattgtaaattatactttaataaaaaattcatTTCGTATTATCCTTCTCCATGTTTACTTTTGTACATCATGTAAAGATGTATGTAAATAATTCACATTCCCCTCCTTTTTTGCATAAAAGATAGCAGGTTGGATATACTATTCTatgccttgtttttttttctagacaGTATTACCtgggcttggagaaggaaatggcaaccaacactccagtattcttgcctgtagaatcccatggacagaggagcctggcaggctacagtccatggggtcgcaagagtcggacacgacttagcgactaaaccaccaccaccagcacctgGGCTTACTCGTGTCAGTACATCATGCTCGTCCCCATTCcctctttttgatggctgagcaATAGTTCACTGTAAGGAAGCCCCATAGTTGATTCAGCCCCTCCCCAGTGGGTGGGCACTGGGCTGCCTTTAGTTTTGCTGTGACAGGTGCTGCATCAGTGAATaaactggtcatctattttgccAGTATATCTTGGGATAGATCTCTAGAAATGTGATTACTAGATCAGAGGATAgatgcatatataatttttcagacactgattatattttctttcGCTGAAACCTTGGTTGTTTAGATGAATTGCATTATCCTGACACTTCCATCTGGAAACAGTACTGTTTAttttgcaatcttttttttttttgtccatgttcctcagcatgtaggatcttcgttccctgaccagggatcgaacctgtgtcccctgcattggaagctcagaatcttaactgTTGGATCACTGGGGAGGTCCCCTTATTTTGTGACTTTAATGTTAAAGAAACCTCCTCAAGCCCTCGTGTATCCTGTCTTTGTATTGAGCATATTATTGAGAATGTTATTCTAAGATCTGTTTATTTCATTAAGCAACTGAAGTATCACTTGCTGAGCATAATACAGGACATAAAAATGTAGCTAAGGCATCCTAAACCTCGAAAGATTTCAGATTGAGTACTTGGGGATTTTCTTCTGTGTCTGTTTGGTGTATATTTTGTCCCATGTTGATTATCAAAAGTCTGGTAATAAGGCAGTGGAAAATATACCTTTATCTGCTGTACCAGAATGAAGCAGGACTCTACAGTAGAGAGGAGGTGTTGTTAAGTACCCTGTGGATGCATCCAGTAGGTATCCATTGAATACCTCTGCTTGGCCAGAATGTAAGTGAGCAACATACTAAGTTCTTCCCTCCTGGCTTTTACTTTCTAGCACAGGAGACAGAACAAAAAGCAAGGAACAATTAGATAATTACAAGTTATCTGTACTTTGAAGGAATCAAATAAGAGATTTAAATAGAGTCTTAGCCAGGAGCCTTcttgaggaagaggagagagaggcagcTGACACATCCAGCCACGTGTGAGGTTgcggtgggtgggggcagggccgtGCAGGACCTTGGGTTTTAGGTTAAGGATTGGGATTTTAAGAACATCAGGAGACCATTGGGACAGTTAAGTGAGGGAATGACTCTTGATGCCAACATGTCACATATTTACTTTCTCTGGATTGGAGGGCCCCTCAGTATTGTGTTTCAGCTCCAGAAGCAGCAGCATTGTTCCTTCTGAGGTTCCAAGTGGAGTGAGTTTTCGTTCTTGCTCTTTTGTGTAGACAGCTGCTTCTGATACTCACATGTAGGTCTTCTGaggatttcttctctttttcaataATAGCCCTTCGTGTTGCTCAGATAAGTACAGTCAGCGGTTGTAATTGGATTATGTACTTGGGCTGTGAACAGGAGCGTGATATCTACAAATTCTCTTCTTCAGACCTGCAAATCCAAGAGACACGTCTCTGTGGAAGATAGAGCTCCTTCCTCAAGATCACAGAAGGTCTGTGTCACCGCTGTCTTGCTTATTGAAAATTAATTATAGAATCCATGGCAATTTTCTGGATGAGAAAGGTGTTTTCAGTGTGTGTGTTACGTTTCTATTACAGGAGACCGCCGGAGCGACAGCTGTGCAGGGAGGCCTCATGAGGAAGGACTGACATACCGGGACCCGAGGTGCTTGCTTCCTGGGAGGCTCCTGTCTGATGCGAAGGAGACAGGATGTCATAGTGACTCTGCACGGGGAGGCTCCCGGGGACCGAGGCCAGCACGCAGGATCACGCCCTTGGCCACAGGGGACACTGGGCAGGCCTTTCCCTGCAAGTGAGACGAACGAGATTATTCTGCAAGAGGAAGATTCCAGGGGCTTAAAAGCACAAAGGTTTGCACCTTGGCAGCCTCTTGGAATGTTGACAGCTCAGGATCTAAAAGAAAGTGCTGTGTTAACGAGTTCCAGAGTTGATGTGGATGTGCATGTCACTTTATAATCAATAATAATACTGAGTGAGGAACACTATGCAGGAAGAAGCCTTCCATGGAAAGACAGGCAGGGAAAAGCTTAGGCCGACCTCAGATCTCCTGCATAGAGCCAGCTTGAGATAAATGCCAACATGGCCAAATGAGAGACTCTGAGACAGCCACCTGTAACTGTAGTCATTGTAAGGAAATCTCTAAATCACGATACCAAATAGGAACCATGATCTACAAGTGCCCCATGTGCAGGGAGTTTTTCTCTGAGAGAGCAGATCTTTTTATGCATCAGAAAATTCACACTGCTGAGAAGCCCCATAAATGTGACAAGTGTGACAAGGGTTTCTTTCATATATCAGAACTTCATATTCATTGGCGAGACCACACAGGAGAGAAGGTCTATAAATGTGACGATTGTGGTAAGGATTTTAGTACTACAACCAAACTCAACAGACATAAGAAAATCCACACAGTGGAGAAGCCCTATAAGTGTTACGAGTGTGGCAAAGCCTTCAATTGGAGCTCACACCTGCAGATTCACATGAGAGTTCATACAGGTGAGAAACCCTATGTATGTAGTGAGTGTGGAAGGGGCTTTAGCAATAGTTCAAACCTCTGCATGCATCAGAGAGTGCACACCGGAGAGAAGCCCTTTAAATGTGAAgagtgtgggaaggccttcaggCACACTTCCAGCCTCTGCATGCATCAGAGAGtccacacaggagagaagccctatAAATGCTATgagtgtgggaaggccttcagcCAGAGCTCCAGCCTCTGCATACATCAGAGAGtgcacacaggggagaagccctatagGTGCTGTGGgtgtgggaaggccttcagcCAGAGCTCCAGCCTCTGCATCCATCAGAGAGTGCACACAGGGGAGAAACCTTTCAAGTGCGATgagtgtgggaaggccttcagtCAGAGCACCAGCCTCTGCATCCACCAGAGAGTGCACACAAAGGAGAGAAACCATCTCAAAATATCAGTTATATAAAGCATTTTgctaagagttaaaaaaaaattcttaaaacccGTAAGTGCCACTAGGAAGGAAAAACCCTGTAAATACCTACATTGATCCAAGAAGTTTTTACAGCAGGACCCAGCAGAACATTGTTTTCCAGGAGGCATGCATGAGGGTGAGTTTTTGGATTCATGCCAAGTGTGTTGCACAACTTGTGAATCTGGAACTCCTGTGAGTGTGTGCCCAGGGCAGGCTGTGAGGTCCCAGTCGTGG from Cervus canadensis isolate Bull #8, Minnesota chromosome 1, ASM1932006v1, whole genome shotgun sequence includes:
- the ZNF664 gene encoding zinc finger protein 664, which produces MRDSETATCNCSHCKEISKSRYQIGTMIYKCPMCREFFSERADLFMHQKIHTAEKPHKCDKCDKGFFHISELHIHWRDHTGEKVYKCDDCGKDFSTTTKLNRHKKIHTVEKPYKCYECGKAFNWSSHLQIHMRVHTGEKPYVCSECGRGFSNSSNLCMHQRVHTGEKPFKCEECGKAFRHTSSLCMHQRVHTGEKPYKCYECGKAFSQSSSLCIHQRVHTGEKPYRCCGCGKAFSQSSSLCIHQRVHTGEKPFKCDECGKAFSQSTSLCIHQRVHTKERNHLKISVI